A window from Chiloscyllium punctatum isolate Juve2018m unplaced genomic scaffold, sChiPun1.3 scaffold_368, whole genome shotgun sequence encodes these proteins:
- the LOC140472562 gene encoding uncharacterized protein, protein MVGQPERQSQGGQESSINPVARFLSVLFILLVSCGVGSNSTQFHPQMPQGKTTERGHATNQRTSHTTIHQEQFGTGSQTTAITGTHNSTQTNSHAQTTTHQDDGPDTQHEQNQCSVKNPMQGLHKTHYIGQTGRQLTIRIHEHQLTMKQHDQLSLVATHTDDKQREFDWDNTTIIGQAKQRTAREFLEAWHLSTDSINKYIVLDPIYRPLQRTARTDNRKRQRQATINAGGNITEALHRRIPEDVT, encoded by the exons atggttggtcagccagaaagacaaagtcagggaggtcaggagtcttcaataaatcctgttgccag gtttctcagtgtgttgtttatcctattggtgagctgtggggtggggtcaaactccacacaatttcatccacagatgcctcagggaaagacaacggaacgaggacatgccacaaaccaaaggactagccacactaccatacatcaagaacagtTCGGAACtggcagccagactactgcgatcactgggactcataacagcacacaaaccaacagccacgctcagacaacaactcaccaggacgatggacccgatacccaacatgagcaaaaccaatgtagtgtaaaaaaccccatgcaaggactgcacaaaacacactacataggacaaacaggaagacagctaacgatccgtatccatgaacaccaactaaccatgaaacaacacgaccagctatccttagtagccacacacacagatgacaagcaacgtgagttcgactgggacaacactactattataggacaagccaaacagagaacagccagggaattcctagaggcatggcacttatccacagattcaatcaataaatacATCGTCCTGGACCcgatataccggccactacagcggacagctcgaactgacaaccggaagcggcagagacaggccactataaatgccggaggaaacatcacagaagcccttcacaggaggatccctgaggatgtcacctag